The Niallia sp. Man26 genome includes a window with the following:
- a CDS encoding IS110 family transposase, with protein MNYNQNHKIAQITPKTLVVGIDIAKHHHVARAQDYRGMELGSTCFFDNTQEGFRTFIDWINQIKESCEMDSVITGMEPTGHYWLNLAHILKEEQIKFVTVNPLHVKHSKELDDNSPTKNDVKDAKVIAQLVKDGRYAEPTIPQGVFAELRVAKKLRDLLNVDLQIVQGQVHNWIDRYFPEFFTAFKSWEGKAALHLLKLEALPYELGEYTDEELLDYLRQAVKKSVGIKKIRALKEAANRSIGIRQGAMMAKMELRTLIQKYELIQAKFEELDQTLDTLLQDIPGVDQMLEITGIGRDTVAGFFAEVGDLSEYNHPRQITKLAGLSLKENTSGKHKGRTRITKRGRKKLRALLFRASMILVAKNKAFKALHLYYTTRPDNPLKKMQSLIALCNKLIRILFSIGKKQFVFQEEKMLKDIPHMHAFIQEPIAA; from the coding sequence ATGAATTATAACCAAAATCATAAAATAGCTCAAATCACACCTAAAACCTTAGTGGTTGGTATTGATATTGCCAAACATCATCATGTAGCTAGAGCTCAGGATTATCGTGGAATGGAGCTAGGTTCTACTTGCTTTTTTGATAATACCCAAGAAGGATTTAGGACATTTATTGATTGGATTAATCAAATAAAAGAGTCATGCGAAATGGATTCTGTCATTACTGGAATGGAGCCTACAGGCCATTATTGGCTTAATTTAGCTCATATTCTAAAGGAGGAACAGATTAAGTTCGTAACGGTCAACCCTTTACACGTCAAGCACAGTAAGGAGTTAGATGATAACTCTCCAACAAAAAATGATGTAAAAGACGCAAAAGTCATTGCACAGCTAGTCAAAGATGGTAGATACGCCGAACCAACGATACCACAAGGAGTTTTTGCGGAACTACGTGTGGCTAAGAAATTACGTGATCTATTAAATGTAGACTTACAAATTGTGCAAGGACAGGTACACAACTGGATTGATCGATACTTTCCAGAGTTCTTTACCGCTTTTAAAAGTTGGGAAGGCAAGGCAGCTTTACATTTATTAAAACTCGAAGCTTTACCTTACGAACTAGGTGAATATACAGATGAAGAACTACTGGATTATCTAAGGCAAGCAGTGAAAAAAAGTGTAGGAATAAAGAAGATTCGTGCCTTAAAAGAAGCCGCCAATCGCTCGATTGGCATTCGTCAGGGTGCCATGATGGCTAAAATGGAATTAAGAACGTTAATTCAAAAGTATGAACTCATTCAAGCCAAGTTCGAAGAGCTTGACCAAACTCTGGATACACTACTTCAAGATATTCCAGGCGTTGATCAAATGTTAGAGATAACAGGAATTGGACGCGATACAGTGGCGGGTTTCTTCGCTGAAGTAGGCGATTTGAGTGAATACAATCATCCTCGCCAGATAACCAAACTGGCAGGACTTAGCTTAAAAGAAAATACATCAGGTAAGCATAAAGGGAGGACCAGAATAACCAAACGTGGTCGAAAGAAATTACGAGCATTGTTATTCCGGGCATCTATGATTCTAGTAGCCAAGAACAAAGCCTTTAAAGCCCTACATCTTTACTACACAACGAGACCTGACAATCCGTTGAAAAAGATGCAGTCTTTAATTGCTTTGTGTAATAAGCTCATCCGTATACTCTTCTCTATTGGTAAGAAACAGTTTGTATTTCAAGAGGAGAAGATGTTGAAGGACATCCCTCATATGCATGCATTTATCCAAGAACCAATAGCAGCTTAA
- a CDS encoding DUF3953 domain-containing protein, with protein MSGGLKVVFAIFAALLALIGTVTGSTLILALMFLFLGLLFLVIGFTEIMKERKIAPVIMLLLGGFYIIGSIFILLFET; from the coding sequence TTGTCCGGAGGTTTAAAAGTTGTTTTTGCCATTTTCGCAGCTTTACTAGCCCTTATCGGAACTGTAACTGGTAGTACTCTAATATTGGCTTTAATGTTTTTATTTCTTGGATTATTATTTTTAGTTATAGGATTTACTGAAATAATGAAAGAAAGGAAAATTGCTCCGGTTATAATGTTGCTGCTAGGTGGTTTCTATATAATTGGGTCTATTTTCATCCTGTTATTTGAAACTTAG
- a CDS encoding DUF4304 domain-containing protein → MASIERKKMDNALKQVVIPVLREQGFKGSLTHFRRMNENNIDLLTFEFNKWGGSFTVAVGICPKEGVTWEGEKIPLNKINVYDVEDRLKLGNKTFADGNTIVFDYENAKTEEDYKRVAEEVLSLLKTSDVSWITSLVK, encoded by the coding sequence ATGGCTTCTATTGAAAGAAAGAAAATGGATAATGCTTTAAAACAGGTAGTAATTCCAGTATTAAGAGAACAAGGTTTCAAAGGTTCTTTAACTCATTTTAGAAGAATGAATGAAAATAATATTGATTTATTAACATTTGAATTCAATAAATGGGGTGGGTCATTTACTGTGGCGGTAGGAATATGTCCCAAAGAAGGTGTAACATGGGAGGGAGAAAAAATACCATTAAATAAAATTAACGTTTACGATGTAGAAGATCGGTTAAAATTGGGAAACAAAACTTTTGCTGATGGTAATACTATTGTTTTTGATTATGAAAATGCAAAAACAGAAGAAGATTACAAACGAGTTGCTGAAGAAGTTCTTAGTTTATTAAAGACATCAGACGTTTCTTGGATTACTTCATTAGTTAAATAA
- a CDS encoding VOC family protein, giving the protein MNSISSPIACKVNNVFIHVSNLEKSSEWYSDLLGLPFTKDNVESPVYNIPITSETGLTLDDHTFDPEFKLNPSDHVLFNFFVPNIDEAYEFVKSKGITIVREIERIGDFAYFNFKDLDGNVLMICNC; this is encoded by the coding sequence ATGAATTCAATTTCTTCTCCTATTGCTTGTAAAGTAAATAATGTTTTTATCCATGTTAGTAACCTAGAAAAATCATCTGAATGGTACAGTGACTTACTTGGACTACCATTCACTAAGGACAATGTTGAATCACCTGTTTACAACATTCCCATTACTTCTGAAACTGGACTTACTTTGGACGATCACACATTTGACCCAGAGTTTAAACTAAATCCTTCTGACCACGTTTTATTTAATTTTTTTGTTCCAAATATTGATGAAGCTTATGAATTTGTAAAAAGCAAAGGGATTACAATTGTTAGAGAAATTGAGCGAATTGGTGATTTTGCTTATTTTAACTTTAAAGACCTAGATGGAAATGTACTAATGATTTGTAATTGCTAA
- a CDS encoding DUF2716 domain-containing protein has protein sequence MENWVELSTLEYKEVWDRIYDDFNFEPSISNFPSFDVHKPFITYDVSSYINWSGDIDTYNEMYYDLEDKSLLVFQELTQKNEYMYALDWHHPGYWINPRLEFLKSEFDEWTVPIFPNGDYYFFIHKNFEWGLLGHPWERTITIFGKELIKGFEKHQPRMFQKILRQG, from the coding sequence ATGGAAAATTGGGTTGAATTATCTACATTAGAATATAAAGAGGTATGGGATAGGATATATGATGACTTTAATTTTGAACCAAGCATATCAAACTTCCCATCTTTTGATGTTCACAAGCCATTTATAACTTATGATGTATCCTCATATATAAATTGGTCTGGAGATATAGATACTTATAATGAGATGTATTATGACCTAGAGGATAAGTCATTGCTAGTATTTCAAGAACTCACACAGAAGAATGAATATATGTATGCGTTAGATTGGCATCATCCAGGTTATTGGATAAACCCCCGTTTAGAGTTTTTAAAAAGTGAGTTTGATGAATGGACAGTACCCATCTTTCCAAACGGTGATTATTACTTTTTTATTCATAAGAATTTTGAATGGGGATTATTGGGACACCCTTGGGAAAGAACCATCACTATTTTTGGAAAAGAATTGATAAAAGGTTTTGAAAAACATCAACCGAGGATGTTTCAAAAGATATTACGTCAGGGATAA
- a CDS encoding autorepressor SdpR family transcription factor yields the protein MIDAYKALSDTTRRKILELLKERDMTVNEITGYFNISQPSISHHLSILKNSGLIESSKEGKYVKYSLNLTVLHEIMGWFMKLMNKVEEEKYK from the coding sequence GTGATTGATGCTTATAAAGCACTTTCAGATACTACTAGAAGAAAAATTCTAGAACTTCTGAAGGAACGGGATATGACTGTAAATGAAATTACGGGGTATTTTAACATATCGCAGCCAAGTATATCTCATCATCTCTCTATTTTAAAAAACAGTGGGTTAATTGAATCCAGTAAAGAAGGAAAGTATGTCAAATATTCATTGAATTTGACTGTCCTTCATGAAATTATGGGATGGTTTATGAAGTTGATGAATAAAGTGGAGGAAGAAAAATATAAGTAA
- a CDS encoding IS3 family transposase (programmed frameshift) — protein sequence MPRQRRTFTAEFKLQLVKLYENGKSRADICREYEITPSSLDRWIKNHQETGSFSAKDNRTEEENELMRLRKENQRLMMENDILKQAALIMGRKLNVIRNNTHKYSVSAMCNVLHIPKSSYYYQANLCEKEAHEREEVELSNEIQRIFKGSRCNYGTRKLKVELKKQNWIVSRRRIGRIMKQLGLVSNYTVAQYKPYKQSSNEAPTRNELKRPFNQEEALTVVVSDLTYVRVEKKWHYVCLFVDLFNREIIGYSAGPNKTADLVYKALASIKGNLHNIQMFHTDRGKEFDNKLLSEALETFGIQRSLSTKGCPYDNAVAEAMFKVFKTEFANGAHFTSLEQLKLELNDYVHWFNHIRIHGTLGYLTPVEFKKQAL from the exons ATGCCGCGCCAACGTAGAACTTTTACAGCCGAATTTAAACTTCAATTAGTAAAGCTATATGAAAATGGAAAGTCCCGTGCGGATATCTGCCGAGAGTATGAAATCACACCATCCTCATTAGATCGTTGGATTAAAAATCATCAAGAAACAGGATCCTTTTCTGCGAAAGATAATCGTACAGAGGAAGAGAACGAGTTAATGAGATTGCGCAAAGAAAACCAACGCTTAATGATGGAGAATGACATTTTAAAGCAAGCTGCGCTGATCATGGGACGAAAAT TAAATGTGATTCGAAATAACACACACAAATATTCAGTATCAGCAATGTGTAACGTCCTCCATATACCCAAAAGTAGTTACTACTATCAAGCCAATTTGTGCGAAAAAGAAGCCCATGAAAGAGAAGAAGTGGAGCTTTCCAATGAAATTCAACGCATTTTTAAGGGAAGTCGTTGTAACTATGGTACTCGCAAACTCAAAGTAGAGTTAAAGAAGCAAAACTGGATCGTTTCTCGTCGTCGAATCGGTCGGATTATGAAACAACTAGGCTTGGTATCGAATTATACGGTGGCACAATACAAGCCATATAAACAATCCAGTAATGAAGCTCCTACCCGAAACGAGTTAAAACGTCCATTTAACCAAGAAGAAGCATTAACAGTAGTTGTAAGTGATTTAACATACGTCCGTGTCGAGAAAAAATGGCATTACGTATGCTTATTTGTCGATCTTTTCAACCGAGAAATTATCGGCTATAGTGCTGGTCCAAATAAGACAGCTGACCTGGTATATAAAGCATTGGCAAGCATTAAAGGTAACTTGCATAACATTCAAATGTTTCATACAGACCGAGGAAAAGAGTTTGATAATAAACTACTTTCCGAGGCTTTAGAAACATTTGGGATTCAAAGATCTTTGAGTACAAAGGGATGTCCATACGATAACGCCGTCGCCGAAGCCATGTTCAAAGTCTTCAAAACGGAATTCGCAAATGGAGCACATTTTACTTCTCTTGAACAGCTAAAACTGGAATTAAATGATTATGTTCATTGGTTTAACCATATTCGAATTCATGGAACACTCGGTTACTTAACGCCAGTAGAATTCAAGAAACAGGCCTTATAA
- a CDS encoding DUF86 domain-containing protein: MKSDLILNKVAIIERCISRISEEYNQNPKNLENYTKQDSIILNLQRACEASINLAMHIVAILRLGLPHITLDAFNLLEGILSPCLSSKMKDLVAFCKVAVKDCNGINLVDLQTILDTNLVDFFEYTKTINSF, encoded by the coding sequence ATGAAAAGTGATCTAATTTTAAATAAGGTAGCTATTATTGAACGTTGTATTAGTCGGATTTCTGAGGAATATAACCAAAATCCAAAAAACTTAGAGAATTACACCAAACAGGATTCCATTATTTTGAATCTACAAAGAGCTTGCGAAGCTAGTATTAATCTTGCAATGCACATAGTGGCTATACTTAGGCTCGGGCTTCCGCATATTACTCTAGATGCTTTTAATTTACTAGAAGGTATTCTCTCTCCTTGTCTTTCAAGTAAAATGAAGGATTTAGTCGCATTTTGTAAGGTAGCTGTTAAAGATTGTAATGGAATTAACTTAGTTGATCTACAAACAATCCTAGATACTAATTTAGTTGATTTTTTTGAATATACTAAGACAATCAATTCGTTTTAA
- a CDS encoding type II toxin-antitoxin system death-on-curing family toxin has protein sequence MKYLSAEIAYEINRKLIERYSEGEMVGVKEPNLLDSAINRPFQTMFGDSLYKDIFEKAVALFESIAKNHVFHNANKRTAFACMTYFLFINGHVCVMNEKHAADLTVDFVTGRITFEETVEIIRKNTYHK, from the coding sequence ATGAAGTATCTATCTGCTGAGATAGCATATGAGATTAATCGAAAGTTAATTGAAAGATATAGCGAAGGAGAAATGGTCGGAGTTAAGGAGCCTAATTTATTGGATAGTGCAATTAATCGTCCATTTCAAACCATGTTTGGGGATTCCTTATATAAGGACATTTTTGAGAAGGCTGTTGCTTTGTTTGAGTCAATTGCCAAAAATCATGTTTTTCACAACGCAAATAAGCGAACTGCTTTTGCTTGTATGACTTACTTTCTATTCATCAATGGTCATGTTTGTGTAATGAACGAGAAACATGCAGCCGATTTAACGGTGGATTTTGTTACAGGTAGAATAACTTTTGAAGAGACAGTAGAAATTATAAGGAAAAATACGTATCATAAGTAA
- a CDS encoding ATP-binding protein: MNAVIDNLNFHELMENSLNSHLVLDNRNVVYANMATIELLSLNSKRDIINQSFDLFLHKDFHSICKERLKRVIEYKESVPLMEQKMIQLDGKIIDVEITATPYSHADKTLAQVIIKDITEKKEIQNRIMQTEKLSLIGELAAGIVHEIRNPLTSIRGFLQLLKNDFPKNEYADIVLTELKQIENITNELLHLSKPKQTNFRRIDIIPILQESINLFGTKTLKRNVEIFLEKCSEKIYIQGDKTQLKQVFLNLLKNAIESISDNGKIHINVIKNRDDVRISVRDNGTGIPRRLIDSIGKSFITNKPEGTGLGLMVTYNIIESHNGRIWIDSEEGKGTVFTIEIPI; this comes from the coding sequence GTGAATGCAGTAATAGATAACCTTAACTTTCATGAACTAATGGAAAATAGCTTGAATTCCCATTTGGTTCTTGATAATAGAAATGTAGTATACGCCAACATGGCAACTATAGAACTATTATCTTTAAATTCCAAACGAGATATAATCAATCAAAGTTTTGATCTGTTTCTACATAAAGATTTCCATTCAATTTGTAAAGAACGACTAAAGAGGGTTATAGAGTATAAAGAAAGTGTGCCTTTAATGGAACAGAAAATGATTCAATTAGATGGAAAAATTATTGATGTAGAAATTACAGCAACACCTTACAGCCATGCTGACAAAACATTAGCACAGGTCATAATAAAAGACATTACAGAAAAAAAAGAGATTCAAAATAGAATAATGCAAACAGAGAAACTCTCACTAATAGGAGAATTGGCCGCAGGAATTGTACATGAAATTCGCAATCCTTTGACATCCATAAGGGGTTTTTTACAATTGCTAAAAAATGACTTTCCGAAAAACGAATATGCTGATATTGTTCTTACGGAGCTTAAGCAAATCGAGAATATAACAAATGAATTATTACATTTATCCAAACCTAAACAAACTAATTTTAGGAGGATAGATATTATACCAATTTTACAGGAATCTATCAATTTATTTGGGACAAAAACTCTTAAAAGAAATGTTGAGATTTTTTTGGAAAAGTGTTCCGAAAAAATATATATTCAAGGTGATAAAACTCAACTAAAGCAGGTATTTTTAAATTTATTAAAAAATGCAATAGAATCTATTTCAGATAACGGAAAAATACATATTAATGTAATTAAGAATAGGGATGATGTGAGGATTAGCGTTAGAGATAATGGAACTGGTATACCAAGGAGACTAATTGATAGTATTGGAAAGTCATTTATTACAAATAAACCAGAAGGAACTGGATTAGGTCTAATGGTAACATATAATATAATCGAAAGTCATAATGGTAGAATTTGGATTGATAGCGAGGAAGGGAAAGGAACTGTTTTTACAATAGAGATCCCTATTTAA
- a CDS encoding VOC family protein has product MNFNKLIPELSVKDIQQSKEFYLGVLGFKLEYERKEDKFAFISLNGAQMMIEQYNGFWQTGELNYPYGRGINFQIEVEDIEEILNGIKKYNILLFKEVMVSTYSEYIQKEFLVQDPDGYLLRFSQNIRP; this is encoded by the coding sequence ATGAATTTTAATAAATTAATACCAGAATTATCAGTTAAGGATATTCAGCAATCAAAAGAATTTTATCTAGGTGTATTGGGTTTTAAACTCGAATATGAACGCAAAGAAGATAAATTTGCTTTTATTTCACTAAATGGAGCACAGATGATGATTGAGCAATATAATGGCTTTTGGCAAACTGGTGAGCTTAATTACCCATATGGACGAGGCATTAATTTTCAAATAGAAGTAGAGGATATAGAGGAGATTCTAAATGGAATTAAGAAATATAATATTCTGCTCTTTAAAGAAGTTATGGTAAGTACCTATAGTGAATACATACAAAAAGAATTTTTAGTTCAAGATCCAGATGGTTATTTGTTGAGATTTTCACAAAATATTAGACCATAA
- a CDS encoding GNAT family N-acetyltransferase: MEKVSSKTIHSSIRELLSFATTYSKVDYEYEKYLNTSNRELFCLQQYGEIVGCIGIEIVSPNECVIKHITVSTKQRGKSFGSQMINFLSQQYRVISAETDNDAVGFYRKTGFKIISLGEKYPSVERFLCNYTN, translated from the coding sequence TTGGAAAAAGTCAGTTCGAAAACTATTCATTCATCAATCCGTGAACTTCTTTCCTTTGCAACTACATATTCTAAGGTTGATTATGAATATGAAAAGTACTTAAATACATCTAACAGAGAGTTATTCTGTCTTCAACAATACGGGGAAATTGTTGGTTGCATCGGAATAGAGATTGTTAGTCCAAACGAGTGTGTAATTAAACATATTACAGTATCTACAAAACAAAGAGGAAAATCTTTTGGTAGCCAGATGATTAACTTCCTTTCTCAACAGTATAGAGTTATTTCGGCTGAAACAGACAATGATGCAGTGGGATTTTACCGGAAAACTGGATTTAAAATAATAAGTTTAGGTGAAAAATACCCAAGTGTAGAACGGTTCTTATGCAACTATACGAATTAA
- a CDS encoding helix-turn-helix domain-containing protein, whose product MIDFHIKLPNVKFLQISGQNWCDSIHTHDDVYQISIPIKGQLNTVIENKETVISCGQSIIANPLSVHGHQINSTPSSFLIIGFKSDVFNNWAKENFLIKQEIEFSKEQNLFINDLQSNMKLWLSPYLFNDNQFSNTFLYDLENTIFNYLFKTLRGSQNNKEIKLQLLSDTYLNTVLDFIHSNYTREITIEHLSQISRQSKYHFLRTFKKTTNYTPHQYILILRINKGKELLKKTNKTILEIANEVGFSSETQFYRNFVKLMACTPSKYRKQL is encoded by the coding sequence ATGATTGATTTTCACATAAAGTTACCAAACGTAAAGTTCCTACAGATTAGTGGACAAAATTGGTGTGATTCTATTCATACACATGATGATGTTTATCAGATCTCTATCCCCATTAAAGGACAACTAAATACTGTAATAGAAAATAAAGAGACAGTTATATCATGTGGGCAATCAATTATAGCTAATCCTTTATCCGTACACGGTCATCAAATAAATAGTACTCCAAGTTCCTTTTTAATTATTGGTTTTAAAAGTGATGTGTTTAATAACTGGGCTAAAGAAAATTTTTTAATAAAGCAAGAAATAGAATTTTCCAAAGAACAAAATCTCTTTATAAATGATTTGCAAAGCAACATGAAGTTGTGGTTATCACCATACTTATTTAACGATAATCAATTTTCTAACACATTTTTGTATGATTTAGAAAATACTATCTTTAATTATTTATTTAAGACACTGAGGGGTAGCCAAAATAATAAAGAAATTAAACTCCAGCTATTATCTGATACATATCTGAATACTGTCTTAGATTTTATTCACTCAAATTATACAAGAGAAATTACCATTGAACATTTATCTCAAATATCCAGACAAAGTAAATACCACTTCCTTAGAACTTTTAAGAAAACTACAAATTATACACCTCATCAATATATTTTAATATTACGTATCAATAAGGGAAAAGAGTTATTAAAGAAGACAAATAAAACCATTTTAGAAATAGCAAATGAAGTTGGTTTTTCTTCAGAAACTCAATTTTATCGTAATTTTGTAAAACTAATGGCTTGTACACCAAGTAAATATAGAAAACAATTGTAG
- a CDS encoding NUDIX domain-containing protein, whose protein sequence is MRIRGSVVIVENAKVALIKRERNDSFYYVFPGGGIEKGETLEDGTKREAFEELGLEVKLNKCIATYEFNGLQYFYHCDVIQVLVKNLQIK, encoded by the coding sequence ATGCGAATTAGAGGTTCAGTGGTAATAGTTGAAAATGCAAAGGTTGCTTTAATAAAGAGAGAAAGAAATGATTCCTTTTATTATGTTTTTCCTGGTGGTGGAATTGAAAAGGGAGAAACATTAGAAGATGGGACAAAAAGAGAAGCATTTGAGGAATTAGGGTTAGAAGTGAAGCTCAATAAATGCATTGCAACATATGAATTTAATGGTTTACAGTATTTTTATCATTGTGATGTAATACAGGTACTGGTGAAGAATTTACAAATAAAATAA
- a CDS encoding SMI1/KNR4 family protein, giving the protein MKKIIEKALNYNGPIEQFKQSGLTIIYLSQELKEDKKIVFPDNVAHAFFSPVTDELILQTEKEHNIKFPTIYKELIKVSNGFSLESGYLAFFGLPLGLWKGFSQKEKAFFYHDIIQVNKSDAPKKITNRYFVIGQDYGNNNWFGIKDNKIFVINKYGKQLGEIDFINECIKSVEKYNSNSDEAIAYIKDLFEN; this is encoded by the coding sequence ATGAAAAAAATAATTGAAAAAGCGTTAAATTATAATGGTCCAATCGAGCAGTTTAAACAGAGTGGGTTAACTATTATCTATCTTTCACAAGAGTTGAAAGAGGATAAGAAAATTGTTTTTCCCGACAATGTTGCTCATGCATTTTTTTCACCAGTAACAGATGAATTAATCTTACAAACCGAAAAAGAGCATAATATTAAGTTTCCAACTATCTATAAGGAACTAATTAAAGTGAGCAATGGTTTTTCATTAGAAAGTGGATATTTAGCCTTTTTTGGACTGCCATTAGGGTTATGGAAAGGTTTTTCTCAAAAGGAAAAAGCCTTTTTTTACCACGACATAATTCAAGTAAATAAGTCCGATGCTCCTAAGAAAATAACGAATAGATACTTTGTAATAGGTCAGGACTATGGTAATAATAATTGGTTCGGAATTAAGGATAATAAAATATTTGTTATTAATAAGTACGGTAAGCAGTTAGGAGAAATTGATTTTATTAACGAATGTATAAAATCGGTTGAGAAATATAATAGCAACTCTGATGAAGCAATCGCTTATATTAAGGATTTATTTGAAAATTGA
- a CDS encoding IS1595 family transposase yields the protein MWLDVYEQFGELTDSEKIALFNAMNQDLFPDDPSRITKLLKDIREARFASGMGCLHCGSTSVKRNGKYKTRQRYLCKDCGKTFNDMTNTPFSGSRYPERWVKYIELMVEGYTLPKIAERLKIHISTAFYWRHKILNALGSLGFDQLKGIVESDETFLKESMKGKRKLTHREPKERGGKDQKRGISNLKIAVVVAQDRNGSVVARKAGRGRVRAEEIDAVIGEHIDPSALLCTDTATNYKKFALIKGLKHETVNVSKEGYVKKGIYHVHKRLEDWMVRFQGVATKYLDNYLYWFRWLELGKNLAFDKRVEQMLVSACRKSNKTTVEMLRSA from the coding sequence ATGTGGTTAGATGTTTATGAGCAGTTTGGCGAATTAACCGATTCTGAGAAGATAGCGTTGTTCAATGCAATGAATCAAGACCTATTCCCAGATGACCCAAGCAGAATTACGAAGCTATTGAAAGATATTCGTGAAGCTCGTTTTGCGTCAGGAATGGGTTGTCTTCATTGTGGAAGCACTTCTGTTAAGCGGAACGGCAAATACAAAACACGCCAACGTTATCTATGTAAGGATTGCGGGAAGACCTTTAACGATATGACAAACACCCCGTTTTCAGGTTCTCGTTATCCCGAAAGATGGGTTAAGTACATTGAATTAATGGTAGAAGGCTATACTTTGCCTAAAATCGCTGAACGCCTTAAAATACACATCTCCACTGCATTTTATTGGAGACATAAAATCTTGAACGCATTAGGTAGTCTCGGATTTGACCAACTCAAAGGGATTGTTGAAAGCGATGAAACATTCCTTAAAGAGTCTATGAAAGGAAAACGAAAATTAACACATAGAGAACCGAAAGAGCGTGGTGGTAAAGACCAAAAGAGGGGCATTTCCAACCTTAAAATTGCAGTGGTTGTAGCCCAAGACCGTAATGGTAGTGTAGTTGCACGAAAGGCTGGTCGTGGGCGTGTACGAGCAGAAGAAATAGATGCCGTAATTGGGGAACATATAGACCCCTCTGCTTTGTTATGTACAGATACAGCAACGAATTATAAAAAGTTCGCTTTGATTAAGGGGTTAAAACACGAAACGGTTAATGTCAGTAAAGAAGGGTATGTCAAAAAGGGTATATACCACGTTCATAAACGCTTGGAAGATTGGATGGTTAGGTTTCAAGGTGTAGCTACCAAATATCTTGATAACTACCTCTACTGGTTCCGTTGGCTTGAATTAGGGAAAAACTTAGCATTTGATAAACGAGTAGAACAAATGCTTGTTTCAGCCTGTCGAAAATCCAATAAGACTACTGTTGAAATGCTAAGAAGTGCATAA
- a CDS encoding DUF6366 family protein: MRNDRGIPEVKREKMRQEELKSPSSSIHGSNLADLVGGLNWKVTGILIFVVIIGGVYFLLKINPPLEIGTCFK; this comes from the coding sequence ATGCGAAATGACAGAGGTATTCCTGAAGTGAAAAGAGAAAAAATGAGACAAGAAGAATTAAAAAGTCCTTCTAGTAGTATTCACGGGAGCAATCTTGCTGATTTAGTGGGGGGGTTAAATTGGAAAGTTACTGGGATACTTATTTTCGTAGTAATTATTGGTGGTGTATATTTTTTATTGAAAATTAATCCACCTTTGGAGATTGGCACTTGCTTCAAATGA